GGGGTCCTCGTGGGGGTTAGCTTCCCTCTGGAGAGGGGTCGGCGGCGCGTCCGTGGAGGTCCACCCGCGTCCGTTCATCTTGGGTACGATTTGGGTACGCGGCGGCTGCATGTCCCCGTGGTCCCATTAGGAGACGAGCTTCGAGCCGATGAAGCGCAGGAGCGACGAGAGCCAGACCAGGGCGTAGGCGATCGGAGGGCGTTGGCCGGACGCGATCCTCGCCACCTCGTTCCAGTCATCGGACAACTGCCCCACCGTCAGCTCGGACTCGGGAGGAGGGGAGTACACCGAGTACAGGTGCTTCTCCGGGATGTTCCAGTAGAAGTCCTCGGTGAGGTCGATCTCCGTGCGGCCTGTCCGTTCCAGGTGATCGAACAGGGCATCTGCCGCCCGTCGCAGGTCGGAAAGCTGGATCCTCACGGGGCCCTCACCAGCCACTTCTCGCCAGCAAGGTCGGACGGAGGGAAATCCGCCAGGGCCTTCAGGAGTTCGGCTTCGACATCCGCGATCGCGCTGGCCAATTTGTCCGGGATGAGGTCGGCCACATCTTCAAGCTCGGTGGCCATGTGGATTGCATGGCGAAGCCCGGGGGATGCGCCGAGCTGATCGAGTCGCGCCAGCAAGGCCGGTCCGAAAAGCCGGTGACAAGCGTAGGCAGGGCTGATCGTGCCCGTGGCCAACGCGCGACACATGCCGAGGGAGGCTACGGCGATGAGTCGCTGCACTTCATCCCCGTCCTTTGCACGGAGCCACAAGATCTGCTCCGCGTATGCTTCCTTGCTCGTGCGCTTGTCGTCCATGTGATGCCTCAACGTCAGTTGCCGAATTCAGCATCGAACGCGGCGATTGCCTCCTCGATGGAGGCATAGGGTACAGAGCGTTGATCAGGAGCCTCCTCACAAAAGAGTTCCCAGAGCTGCCGTTCATGATGATTCATGGATTCCGGACGCATTGGTAGGTTGATCCAGTCGGCGCTTTGGACGACAAAACCTCCTTCCGGAATCAGTTCAAAGCATCGGTAGATAATGGCTTTTTCGGCACTGATGCGACGGAAGACATTGATCAATCTATACAGCGTCGAGTTACTCATCCCTCAGAAGTCCTGTGGGTCAGTCCATTCAAAGTCCTCATCTCGCCAGTCCTTGCGAGAGTTCAATCTTTCACCCAGTCTCGTGATGAGATCCTGGA
This is a stretch of genomic DNA from Archangium violaceum. It encodes these proteins:
- a CDS encoding DUF3969 family protein, coding for MDDKRTSKEAYAEQILWLRAKDGDEVQRLIAVASLGMCRALATGTISPAYACHRLFGPALLARLDQLGASPGLRHAIHMATELEDVADLIPDKLASAIADVEAELLKALADFPPSDLAGEKWLVRAP